TAATAGTTTGACTATCGGCTATTCCCGATGCTTCGAGTCTAGTACTCAAGTGTGATCTAAGTACTATAGTCTCTAATCTTCTATATTACAGTTCATGTTCTACACCTTATACGCGGGAACGAAAAgcgtaataaatcaaatttaaaaataataatataattattcgaaTCGACGACATCGTCGATCAAGAAAACAATAACACGGTAGGTAGCCTTCATTATTATACGCGcggtattattatgtagtgtcgttgtattaataaagttGTGCTAGTGTGCATCTACCGCATGCCGTACAGTACTACAGTCATACGATGAGCTAAGCGCGGGATAACCGGCGGACTAGCGATAACGTTATGAGTGTTGATATGCATTGCGATTCGCGATGCTCCCGCTCGAAGTTAGATATCGGCCTATCGCGAAAAATACGTAAGATTTTCGTCCGTCACTCGCCGGAGCTTTACAGGgactcaaaattcaaaaattgtaacaatttTCTGAAAATCATTATGGATGTCGCTGAAAATTCGACCGCCACCAGGTCCCTGACCAGGGGAGGGATGGAGGTTGTACGCGCTCCAGCCATAACAGTTCCACTTGcagatcataaatattttaatgttactgTAGTACTGttccttattattttattgtaaatactcATGagctgtcatttttttttttttattaaggagtattatattattaaattatttataataatacgctgtgtttatttttgtgaatagAGTTTGCGGTGACGATTCGATTATTTAATAGACGaagaaacataataacatactgCAACACACTTCCGAGAGtacatttaatgcattttgtgTGTTAGAGACTAATAAGagtgattataaatacataatataactacagAACACGAGTATTTATTAGGAACGTTCATTGTTGCGGATAAGTCATGGGgtagtatactaatatatcattttttttgtctattaggacaaattaaaatatttaaagttttacatttctgaaacacatttaattatgTCATTAATTGAAGCCTTAAATTCATTACtatctttttcaataaattaatatcatgttaaatatttcagttttcTTGTTTGCAGCAAAGATCGTTCAgaatctttgaaaatattacaagaTAGTGAAGCACTCATTATCCAACCACATCAGAAAAAACCAGAGAAAAAAGAGTTGTTAGAAAACTTGTATTATGAAGAGACAAGCAGGTAAGTCACactctatataggtaattatatttgtaacaatttgctaatattattgtcaactTTAACTGATACAGGAAAATTAATACAGCCACATTGTACTCGTGTTCTACTGCTGAGCCAGTCAAGCGCTATAACAGACAAAATTCCATGGTTGCACATGTTGAGGATGGACAACTTAagtaaagatttattttattacttaaacataataataatatacaattagaatttaaattgtcCTATCCAATTGTTgatgctaaaaataaaataagtaagtaaatataaaatatacatgtatttttataaaaacattaattaaatgtgaaaaatagtaaatttagtatatttttagtatattataacatcaatcaaaatataaatacacaataactacaaatattaatttttataagtacattatattttctatacttttAACTAAAGAAATAAACTTGTTTTACTGTTATAACTAACTTGGAATATTTCAAGCAAatgcagttattaaaataatactttttttacaattataaaacaatttaataaacttaaatgatacattaattatagcaaccttataaataaaaaatgaaaaaataacataaaatcataatgcacatattttaaaattattatctttattaataaaattgcatgaattagtacacaaatatatatgaaatatcacataataatacatgttttaataataattatccaaaATATTGCAACATAGTTAACtttgtaaaatacataaacaacattgtttattttaaagatactggttgaaaaataatggaaaGATTGAACCTACAGTTTCACACCAAAGATTATGGACAGATTATGGACTAGGTattcaaatcattttaattataaaatatacacatatattatttttttttatatgaacacaatcatacaataaaatgtagtatctaggattattcgtttttgaattatcCTTGAAAAACAAGATTTGTttgagaataaataattattatatggtcgaatatattaaaatttaaacttggaTATCagtggacatttttttttactaaaggttattttaacatttataaaacttaataagtagttttaaaatctttCTTTTATAGAtttgtaactataaatatttattaaaaaatatggaaactgtatgtttttgatatttttaatcaggATTATTAGGAAccttacattttcaaatatttttactcagtcattaatttttttatatcatctctaaaataataatagatcatttcaaattttaattgtctataaatagcacaaaaataatcaaaattttatgaaaattttatcttatatagataattattataatataaatgttaagttcaaatttcaaatttcaaaaactattatatctaatttttttctagaaaacaCTCATAAAGTTCTAATTATTCTAAAAGATAATGATAAACACATGTTAttgttaaatcaatacataaagtaaaaatatgtggtagcactaaaatgtttagttgTTAGTTTGGCTTGGATAATATGAAAACTAATCaagtttagtatttattaataattatatgcgaaaataaaacatttacatgaaattaattattttataggtcaTTTAACCAACGATCCAATTCTTCAACAACCACATGATAACTTGCATTCCACTGTAACAGAACCTGTTCTTCCAGGAGATCCAGTACCTGCAGCAGATCCCAATGATGTTTCTATAGATCTAAatccaatattatatgttttctcTAATGGTCTAAATCTACAGGATATAATCAATCTTAATAGAAATATGAGACGTGATATAATGGAACAATTTCCATTCGGAGAGGATCTGGACATTAGAGCACTGATTCCTGAAAGAGCACAAATTGTAAATCAAATGGTATGTATGGTTTGCGTTAATGAAAGCGACGAAAAATACATAGTGTTACCATGTGGCCATGCATGGTTATGTATCGAATGTGTCAGACAGTTGCAACGGGaaaatcaaatgttttgtCCTGCATGTCGGATTAGAAATGTTGTATTTCAAAGAAtgctctttttttaaaatatgcctgtatttttatttattgtaaaaataagaaatacatCAACTAGTTACCTGCTTTTTCCAGTCATGTATGTACCTAAAATAAAGTACaatgttattatgataaataaatgttttgctatttttaataggtttattaaatatttatggaaaaatctaaataaattaaatttattattgctataagaAATCTATAATAGACTTGATGTGTAAAGAAATAACAAGATATGAAACAAGAAATTAGTTCAAAGCACAAGCTctagtgtttattttaaattaaataagtgtatTCCATTGGCGTGCGGTGAAGGCAAGCTAGGTAAGAGCCTCATGCTCGCTCAAAaaggaagaaaaataaattatttaattcattatatcaataagcagtataagtttttttattttaggtacctatactcatcaataatatttcattttaatattctattttgtaataattggtaagaaaattaataaatgaagatTGAAGGTGATTTATGTATGCAATATATTGACAGAAgtgcttatttaatattttgattaccaGACTCGTATCTACTATCTAGTATGGTTGCtgggtacctactacctactcTGTTGGAATGGGGTGCGAGGTGAACATGATTTTATGCAGCGGTTGGAACTATGAAAACGCTATATCGAGcgcttttaaatactttttgtgATACTAAAATTTCGAtaattgggtttttttttttttttttgttaatctcAATAgtgttttatgatattattgtattaataaaaacaaaacaaaatttagatttttatgataaagttAGGaactaatgaatatatttaaaaaaagattaacaaatggttttttatttataaatactatccgttaaaatttttttatttacctttataactaacaattttttttctagagcTTATCCAGCTTCCAATTCTACCGCACGCTGCTggtgtattcaaatatttttagttaagttaccttgttttattatttgttatactttatatcgattcatatttttattacaactgatgataatgtattcaaataagtaaataaataactaagaaGGAGTATACATatcatgataattaatatgatattatgtgaatattattctgaataattataaaaatttgtaaaccTATGTGACTGTGTCccatt
The DNA window shown above is from Aphis gossypii isolate Hap1 chromosome 2, ASM2018417v2, whole genome shotgun sequence and carries:
- the LOC114122923 gene encoding uncharacterized protein LOC114122923 isoform X1 — its product is MGFLVCSKDRSESLKILQDSEALIIQPHQKKPEKKELLENLYYEETSRKINTATLYSCSTAEPVKRYNRQNSMVAHVEDGQLKYWLKNNGKIEPTVSHQRLWTDYGLGHLTNDPILQQPHDNLHSTVTEPVLPGDPVPAADPNDVSIDLNPILYVFSNGLNLQDIINLNRNMRRDIMEQFPFGEDLDIRALIPERAQIVNQMVCMVCVNESDEKYIVLPCGHAWLCIECVRQLQRENQMFCPACRIRNVVFQRMLFF
- the LOC114122923 gene encoding uncharacterized protein LOC114122923 isoform X2 is translated as MGKDRSESLKILQDSEALIIQPHQKKPEKKELLENLYYEETSRKINTATLYSCSTAEPVKRYNRQNSMVAHVEDGQLKYWLKNNGKIEPTVSHQRLWTDYGLGHLTNDPILQQPHDNLHSTVTEPVLPGDPVPAADPNDVSIDLNPILYVFSNGLNLQDIINLNRNMRRDIMEQFPFGEDLDIRALIPERAQIVNQMVCMVCVNESDEKYIVLPCGHAWLCIECVRQLQRENQMFCPACRIRNVVFQRMLFF